The DNA window TGGCGCGGCAGCTGTATCTGCCGGGGTCCTATCTCAGCGCCCGGCGCGTGGACGGCGCGGTGAGGCTCGTCCTCTCCGATGACTTCCGCTGGCCCGACGACGTGCGCTTCTACCCCGAGTACTCGCGCGAGCTGTTCGAGGACCGGGACCGCCTGGACGAGGCCATCGACGCGCTCATCGCGAAGAACGAGAAGCTCATCCGCGCCCAGTCGCTCGACAACTGGATTCCGTCCGGGCGGAGCGTGGCCGCGGATGGGAAGATGACGCCGCTGCGCCGCGCGTGCTCGGACTTCTATCGGCCCAATGCCTCCAGCGGCCTGGGCTTCGTGACGGTGGTGTCGCTGGACCTGGATGCGCCAGGAGAGGGGACTCCTCCGGGGCACACCAGCGTGGTGTCCGCGCCCGGCGACGTGTACGCGTCCGCGCAGTCGCTCTACCTGGCGGTGAACCATTGGTGGTGGTCGCAGCCGGCGAACGAGTCCGACCACACGTACCTGCACAAGTTCGACATCCGTGAGCCGGGCCGCGCCACCTATGTGGGCAGTGGCTCCGTGCAAGGCAGCCTGGTGAACCAGTTCGCCATGGACGAATACGAAGGCGTCCTGCGCGTGGCCACCACGGTGACCACCCAGCGGAGCCTGGGGAGCGGCAACACGTCGGGGCCTCCGGGGGGCGGCGCGAACACCGTCAGCCGTGTCGTCACCCTCGCGGAGCAGGGCGGCGGCTTGAAGGAGCTGGGGCGCAGCGAGGACCTGGCGCCGGGCGAGCGCATCTTCAGCGCGCGCTTCGTGGGGAAGCGGGGCTACGTCGTCACCTTCCTGCAGAAGGACCCGCTCTTCACCTTCGACTTGAGCGACCCGGTGCATCCTCGCAAGGTGGGCGCGCTGAACATCCCGGGCTTCTCCACGTACATCCACCCGCTGGGTGACACGCACCTGCTCACCTTCGGCGAGGACCGCGACCTGAATGGCGACTGGAGCAGCCGCGCGCTGAAGGTGTCGCTCTTCGACGTGAGCGACCTGAGCGCTCCCAAGGAGGCCTTCACCCATCGCGTGGGGACGCTCTCCAGCTACAGCGAGGCGCTGTACGAGCACAAGGCGTTCAACTTCTTCCCGGCCAAGGGCCTCCTCGCCATTCCGTTCATGGACTGGAGCCAGGGCTCGGGTGACTACTGGCAGGGCTTCGCGAGCGAGCTGCGCGTGTTCCGCGTGGACACGGCCACGGGCATCACGCCGCTGGGCGCGGTGTCGATGAGCGACATGTACCAGCGCGCCAACCAGAACCGGTGGAGCGGGGTCTGGACGCCCTTCGTGCGCCGCAGCGTGATGGCGGATGACTACGTGTACGCCATCTCCGACGCGGGGGTTCGCGCGGCGAAGGCGCAGTCGCTCCAGACGCCGGTGGCCACCACGTACTTCCAGCCGCCCGCGCGCTGAGACGCCCGGTAGGTGACGTGACGAGGCGGGCTCCGGACCGTGTGTGTCCGGGGCCCGTCCCATTCGG is part of the Myxococcus landrumus genome and encodes:
- a CDS encoding beta-propeller domain-containing protein; the protein is MRQWKRYGWVGLAAVAAVGCGDEKQPWWTENEPVRQEARLDAFASCESLESFIEDTATKRMRAMMEASRPRGWWMGDGVPSMPNMGEEPENDGSGAPREPDDYTGTNNQVTGVHEADFVQNDGTNLFVLSGSRLYVHRSWPAEQLTLSATMDIEGWPREMLYDKERRRLVITSQVDDGRPGRPSVWHGGRGGMMVADCAGFNCGVQASDTLKVTVVDVTNLAAPQVARQLYLPGSYLSARRVDGAVRLVLSDDFRWPDDVRFYPEYSRELFEDRDRLDEAIDALIAKNEKLIRAQSLDNWIPSGRSVAADGKMTPLRRACSDFYRPNASSGLGFVTVVSLDLDAPGEGTPPGHTSVVSAPGDVYASAQSLYLAVNHWWWSQPANESDHTYLHKFDIREPGRATYVGSGSVQGSLVNQFAMDEYEGVLRVATTVTTQRSLGSGNTSGPPGGGANTVSRVVTLAEQGGGLKELGRSEDLAPGERIFSARFVGKRGYVVTFLQKDPLFTFDLSDPVHPRKVGALNIPGFSTYIHPLGDTHLLTFGEDRDLNGDWSSRALKVSLFDVSDLSAPKEAFTHRVGTLSSYSEALYEHKAFNFFPAKGLLAIPFMDWSQGSGDYWQGFASELRVFRVDTATGITPLGAVSMSDMYQRANQNRWSGVWTPFVRRSVMADDYVYAISDAGVRAAKAQSLQTPVATTYFQPPAR